Within Hyla sarda isolate aHylSar1 chromosome 7, aHylSar1.hap1, whole genome shotgun sequence, the genomic segment ttgcattaaaggggttatccaccataagatgattttagtacgtacctggcagacagtaatggacatgcttagaaaggatctggagctaaatggctatgttgagaGATTACCATAGCATTGGACGCCGACCACCGTCTCAGAGAcatcatgcccacagggggaacggccCAGTAGCCAGGCAGCCCTACTGCTGCCCGAttaagcccctggctccgggccacaccacccTTCAgccaaagcatcacagtaacaatgactgccacagagaaccacaccagtatgaacacttaccatgtgctccctgccagagggctggaggaatgttaggaggaaacccttatgcagtctcctgctaataaataatagtaataatatgtaCATATGGCGATCGTAAAGGGGTTCATATTTAATTGTGCGACAGCTTGTACTGTCCTGTCATCATAGGACCACTGTAGTGTAAACACAGCGACAGTCAGTCAGACCACAGTCTACTGTAAATGCTTTATTTAACCTGTAATAAAGTGGATTTTCCAACTAAAATAAATGTTCTTTGATTTCTAAAATGTTCTTTGATTTCTATACTTTGGAGCCAAGGGGGCCAAAGTAATTTAGGTTTTTAGCCTTCACTCCTCCTCTGTGATAATCTAAGTACCAAGCTCAGGTCTGTTTGTTGGAGTTTTCTATATTACTTATGATGTGGGTATACATTTAGCTGAATTACTGGGGGGTTTTGGACTGTAATGTAATACAACTGTCTTGGCTCCATTTGGTTGGTCTTTTTGCTGTGTAACATTCATATACATCTTTATTATTTTAAGGCATTCTGCTTCATGCTGCTGTCTGCATTTATTGCAGAGACACCTAAACCCCAGAAAATAACCTTTTTACACCTAGTCCGCCCATTACCTATAGATGATATATTATGTTACTCTGTTTTCTTTTTCCAAACAGTTGAATCCACTAGGAGAAGTAGGCCAATAAGATATCCCAGCCCTCTTTATTCCAAGGATTGTCCGAAGCAAAAGCAGGATAATTCACAAGACTGTGAGGTAGATTGGAATGAAATTCTTACCACAGGAGATATCGAAGTGGAGTGTAAGCTACTTCAGTATGTTTTATTACTTAGGATGAAGATTTGATCGATATTAAAGTTGAAGTATTagaggatgaagaagaggatGCATATGGCAGGAGTGATGAGCAGTACAAGTTGGAGTCTCCTAGTGCCGTCAGCTCTGGTGAGTAATAATACTTAGGtgtctcacatatatatatatagtcacagATGGTCCAGATCTGCAGAATGTTCGATCGGAGAAAAGATTCAGTCAATGAGCTCGGGGCTTGGTACTGCCCTATATTACTTAAATGCATGTGCTGATTTACTGTCTAGTAAATGTACATGAtgacccttatttactaagagtgttgtgtaggtttctttgtgggttttaattccctacaatttattttccacggtatttactaagctttccctacagttttcactttccctacactttccttttttttttttacacatgctctgatctgcagggttttcctcagctgaaatccaccacattttctgtggaaactttagtaaatatgttgggattttgggaaaatgtcgggaacacgcccattttctgtgaccacgcccccttttctggcggtcacgcccccttttggggttttcttagcaaaatggagagttagttggggttttttcaattcaggcgcaatttgaagggtgcattcacaccatgttttggggATACAGCGGGGGAATTTCGAAAAACAGTTGCTgctgtatgccccccccccccgacccatgcAGCACCCCATTAATTTGAGTGAGCTGGACGTAACCAGATCAGTTTTATTGCCTAAAAATTTTGCAgaccacggttttaagtccgcCAACAAAAGTGGATATGGGCTAAAAAATTTGGACTCTGTCTGGCTCATTCGAATGAAAGTGTTGTGGCACGGGTCTGAAGGGGATGTGGCACGAGTCTGGCGGGGATAGGGCACGACTGGTTTTTAAATTTTCCCGATGGATCCAGCTGCCATATCCCCAAAATGTTGTGTGAATGtgcacttacaatggcctcaggttacaatattttcaacatacaatgatctcttCTGGACAGTCCagatgctatggacagtccagatctgcgaaacaatGGCtgaaagatctgaccaatcagaatgggcatttcactggtaaaacacctgtatggctgaagtgcatgcactgactggctttcTTGTGGCGCCTgcaacagtacagggaggtactacatattctgtactactcttcacctgtgccagggtttgctgctcctttagacactaggggggagatttatcaaaacctgtccagaggaaaagttgcccagttgcccatagcaacccatcagctcgcttctttcatttttgaaaaggcctctgaaaaatgaaagaaggaatctgattggttgctgtgggccactgcaccactctttctttacacaagtttttatacattttcccCTAGGTGAGGTCGGCtgtatttaacttttttaggacctTGCAtgtactatacaggaccctgaagaagctcctgtcttctacatagacattgattacagcttccagaaacaatttctttgttttatttttatatgtaaggatttgctttaactGTATTAATTATTTACTTACTTTTCTTTAATCCTCGCTTAttcttctatttttggatgacattttggggcttcagaaccaattatcaggtttccataaagttatggactcaacatacaatggtcatcctggaaccaaataatattgtaacttgagggaccactgtactactgctattattattattataaggaaTTCTGATTCTTAATACAATGTTGGAAGAATATCTTTTCAATAGATCATCACACAACTGTATGTATTTCTTGCAAAGACACTTAAACTCCAGTAATCCATTAAGTAGTCAACAAAATCTGCAGTCAGGCATCATGTTGGTccaagaaattaaaggggtactccgctgctcagcgtttggaacaaactgttccgaacgctggagccggtgccaggagctctgtcccctcatgatgtcacaccccgccccctcaatgcaagtctatgggagggggcgggacgtgatgtcatgatgggggcagggctatgacgtcacgagctgccggctccagcgttcggaacagtttgttccaaacgctgagcagcggagtacccctttaatggacctttgtatatatattaatatactgcATAAAGAATGTGAAACCTCTGCTTCTATTTGTATTTTGTAGGAGATGGGAAGTATAACAGGGCTGTCGAAGAAGGTCCAATTTTATCTACTATTTGTGACGTGAACAGACAAGATGTTGCAGAGTTTGAGGAAACTCAGGTCCCTTGTGGAGCTGATATAGCAGGGACACTTCTATCACATAGTACAACAAATATTAATGCAAAATCTCCTACATGTAATGATCTGTTTCCATATTttgtctgctttaaaaaaaaatcaagtctTATTCCACAAGAGACAACTGCCATGGGTAAAAAGTCATTATCATGCGCTGCCTGTGGAAAATGCTTTACCAAGAAATCAAGTCTGGTACGTCATCAGATTATTCATACTGGCGAAAAGCCATTTCCTTGTTCTGAATGTGGGAAGAGCTTCAAAACAAAGAGTGATCTTGTCAAGCATCAGAAAACACACACGGGAGAGAGACCTTTTTCATGcactgaatgtgggaaatgtttttctggTAAATCTAACCTTTTGCATCATCAGCTCatccacacaggggagaagccatttccatgctCTGAGTGCGGCAAATGCTTTACACGTAAGCAGCAACTTCTTGTTCATCAGAggacacatacaggagagaaaccattctGCTGCTTGGAATGTGGGAGACGTTTCGGTAGGAAGTGTGACCTTGGTTTTCATGAGAAAACTCACACTGGGGAGAGGCCATTTTCATGCTCCAaatgtgggaaaagttttatTCGTAAGTTTCGTCTTGTTTATCACCAAAAGTTTTGTACACGTGAAGAGGCATAAATATAAGtttggggaacacccacttttgaAAGGATTCTCCAGTTtcattgaaataaatgaactGCTGCCTGATAGGGCAAAAAGATGATAAAATACACTGTATTTACCTCGTCTGCTCCATCGCCAATGCTTCTGTCCACCCTGGTCCCTCTGCTTACTTACCCAGATGATGAGCTGTCTGGCCTTTACTTAACTTGCTGCAGCCAATACCCAAGGCTACAGTGTGTTCTAAACATCAGCAGGAAAGGGGAAACAGCTCATCATCAGGGTTAGTAAACCAGAAGGGCTGGAGCAGGTGAGGTTAATACACTTTTTTTGTTGCTCTGTGCAAGGAGACTGGTGACCCCCATACaaagtggtggtcaacacgccccctccatgtatttttATGGAAGCGATGGAGATACACAAACACTGTATCTCCAGTTCTCCCTTAGAGAAGCAATGGGGGGCTTGTTCGATCACAGCTTTGTGCGAAGGTCGACACAGCTCTGCTTATGCGGAGAGTGGGGCACCATgcgggagatcgcggaggtcagACTGcgttggatgggggataagttgtttagCACCCCAGTACTCCTATAACTAAAatgtttatgtaattttttttaattttatatatcaCTATTCCCGAAATAAATCCTGAAAGcatttttgtcatttttacaaaaatgcgCCTATAAGATTTGCAATTAAAATAAAGAGAAACTATAATTTCTTTGTTGTGGCAGGATCCACTTTGAAACTCTCGGTAACACCATAGCCTGCTGCTAAAATGAGTGATCTACGGATTTGCCAGAAGTCCTTGCTTGCAGTCTACATTTTCCATATGGCTCTGTTGATGTAACATTTAACATGTAACATTTGGCGTATACACCAGGAAAAACTTGAGACCAAATGTGCCTATAGCAGGGGCGTATGCAGTATTTTCACCATACTGTTACTACATAAAAAGtgactatacacagacaaaaatCCTCCTGTACGGTAATAAATACCAGTTCTACATATTATGtgaagaccatataagtgataacTATTTAGCTACATCCAattactcacaggtgatgtcattTCACAAGTTTATAGGTGCCCCAGTTGGTAGGTTGCCCAAGTAGGTAGGTTTCTCCATCCAGCACGGTGTAGAAGGTAAAATTGCAGTTTATTCTACCAGACAAATCCATTCTATATTTGTCCATTTTAATAAACTGCAGTTTTACCTTTTACACCTCGCTGGAGTGGAGTCTATCTTATGTATCTACTACGACCTTAGTAGTTGCCATAATTCTGTGCTGGAAGTGAAAGTATGTATACCTCGGCTCCTGGCTCCCCCACAGTCACCAGCTTTCTTCTATCTTTATCCTGCAGCCACTAGAGATTTTAGAACTCCTCCACCCTCAGGACGCAAGTAGGATGAGCAATGTCATCCTATTCATGTGCGTCCCGAAACGCTCCGGACCTTCAGTAGCTGAAGGCATAAAGCTCCTTAGGCCAAGCTTACAGTTTAGAGCAGCTCTCATTCAAGTAATCCACCATAGTGTTTAAGAAGGTGGTTAAAACCATGAAACCACCCCTGACCCATAGGGCCCATAGCCAAgagagtgtttttattttattttttttaatccatcaACAAATCGCCATTTTCCTGTCTCCTCCTAGAAAACCAATGATGTCCTATAGGGGCAAAACACAGGATGAGCCTCCAGCACATATAGTTTAACAACCTCCTCTGTGGAGGAAAGCCGAGCATCACACAACCACTCGGGAGAAGATGTGCATGTCACATGCTTTCCACTCATTCCCTGGCTGCTAATACAATGATTTGTGATTAGTCAGCTGCATTTCAAAGGtggccattttgccgtagataaGTGCAAATGGGATGAAACACGAAATTTCACTTGTCAGACAGCATCATCTTTTCTATTGTTAGTGAATGCATCTTTATAGATGGccttaaaacgtaacttttaataatttcaGGTAAAAGATTATAATTCACAAGAGCAGGAGTTTAGAAAAAGCTAAATGTTGCACAATAGACCAGGCCAAAGGATAAAACGTGTTATCAACTGTATAAGTAGACATCAATTCACACTAACTGTGGTGAATGGCGTCAATGTCTCCATTCACCAGGGCATAATGATTTTACCATCACAGCTGTAGAGGCTATGGATGTTTAGGTATCCACCTTATGTTGAAAATGGGGTCAAGTGGAACCACGTCCAGCCTTCCTTGTTGGGGTAACCTAACATACCCGACATATGATTGACATCTGAAATACAGAGTTTTGCAGGACATTCATCTGACACAACTGTTTCTCAATGTGGGGCTGCTGCTGAATGCCTGCAAGTGAACCAGCCGTATTCCCCGGCCTGTGAAAGATTTTGATTACAGGTCTAAGGAGTCCCGCTCCTACTGCACATGTGCAGCCTGTGGTGCCGAGCGTTTCGTACTGCCCATACAACAGGGAATCGGGATGCTGTGCGGACTGTGAACCAAAAGGTGGTAAGTGTGACCCCTTTGGGAGCGCACCACAGGGAAAGGTATGATATATACTGTTTACACAGCTACAAATGCTTAAACCACTGAGCACTTTATATTTACTTTCACTGTAACCGGCATGAACAGtgattacaggggtactccggtgtaaaaaaatttttacccttccagtactttttagcagctgtatgctacagaggaaattctttgctttttaaattaatttttttgtcttgtccacagtgctctctgctgacacctctgtccgtgtcaggaactgtccagagcagaataggtttgcaatggggattttctcctgctctggacaattccttatACGGAcatcaggtatcagcagagagcactgtggacaagacaaaaaagaaattcaaaaagaaaagaattttctctctgtagtttacagctgctaaaagggtaaagattttttaatagaagtcatttacaaatctgtttaccattctggcaccagttgatttaaaagaaatatgttttccaccggagtacccctttaatgaaaccaGCCTGttcaggaaaataaacaaaggaggaagcgtttgacttcatatcccgtcctcatatttttgtcatatcccatccccatatcccgacctcctatcccgacctcctatcccgacctcctaccccgtcctccgatcccgtcctccgatcccgtcctcctatcccatcctcatatctcgacctcctatcccgacctcctttcctgacctcccatcccgtcctcctatctcgacctcccatcccgtcctcctatctcgacctcctatcccaacctcctatcctgtcctcctatcccaaccacctaccccgacctcctatcccgtcctatcccatcctcctatctcgacctcctatcccgacctcctatcccttcctcctatttcgaccgcCTATCTtgaccacctatctcgacctcctatcccgacctcctatcccatcctcatatctcgacctcctatctcgacctcctatccagacctgtaatatgtgtaccaggtattgaaatatctccagccgtactgaagttatgtgggaacatacatttcccattgatttgcatgggactttaaacaaaaaccctgaccctcacaaatgggggtagttaagggttaaattaactatcctatattttaagtgtatatataagtaacatgtgaccaaatatgctgacctcctatctcaacctctatcccgtcatcctatctcgacctcctatcccgacctcctatctcgacttcctatcccgacctcctatcccatcctcctatctcgacctcatatcccgtcctcctatctcgacctcctatcccatcctcctatcccgaccctcctatcctgacccgtaatatgtgtaccagttattgaaatatctccagccgtacagaagttatgtgggaacatacatttcccattgatttgcatgggactttaaacaaaaaccccgaccctcacaaatgggggtagttaagggttaaattaactatcctatattttaagtggatatataagtaacatgtgaccaagtattatcgaaatatctccagtcgtttggaagttatgcagtaacatatatttcccattgacttgtatgggactttaaacataagccctgcccctggaaaatgggggtgagtaagggttaaatcatctatcctttgtttattgttgacatataagtaacatgtgtgccaagtttcatgttaatatctttagccgtttggacgtgatgctggaacatactcacatacatacatacacacacacgttgagttttatatatatagatatactagctgaatacccggcgttgcccggttttttccttgttggggaggaaaataaacaaaggaggaagcttttgactcatatcctgtcctcatatattgttgtcatatcccaaccccatatcccgacctcctatcccgtcctcctatctcgacctcctatcctgacctcctatccagtccatctaacccaacctcctatcccgacctcctatcccatcctcatatcccgtcctcctatcttgacctcctatctctacctcctatcccgacctcctatccagtccatctatcccgacctcctataccgtcctcctatcccgacctgtaatatgtttaccaggtattgaaatatctccagtcgtacggaagttatgtgggaacatacatttcccagtgatttgcatgggactttaaacaaaaacccagaccctcacaaatgggggtagttaagggttaaattaactatcgtatattttaagtggacatataagtaacatgtgaccaagtattatcgaaatatctccagtcgtttggaagttatacatatatttcccattgacttgtatgggactttaaacataaaccctgcccctggcaaatgggggtgagtaagggttaaatcacctatcctatgtttgttgtagacatataagtaacatgtggccaagtttcatgttaatatctttagcggtgtggacgtgatgctggaacatacacacacacatacacacacgttgagttttatagatatatacatgtgtgtgtgtgtgtgtgtgtatttattacaTTTCTTTTACCACAGAATTTTctacctaaatgtacttactcattttttgttttgtttttttgttacttcttatttcagatccgtgtatcctgtggactccttcagattcggtggactacttcaatgaccagcgtttttctttgcttgatattaataaaatggttaacgagggcttgtggggagtgtttttttttttgtaataaattttttttaaaacctgttgtgtttttttctaactttactttacaggattagtagtggaagctgtcttatagaccgaGTCCATTACTAaatcgggcttagcgttagccacaaaaacagctagcgataacccccaattattaccccggtacccatggccacagtggtgccgggaagagccggtaccaacatgccgggagcgtcaaaaatggcgctcctgggcctaggcggtaacaggctggtgttatttaggctggggagggccagtaacaatggtcctcgcccaccccggtaacgtcaggctgttactgtttggttggtatttggctgagaataaaaataggggggaccctgcgttttttttatatatatttaattatttatttaaaaaaaaaaaaaaaacgcatagggtcccaaataccaaccaaacagcaacagcctgacgttaccagggtgggcgaggaccattgttactggccctccccagcctaaataacgccagcctgttggtaccggctcttcccggcacccctgtggcgttgggtaataattgggggttagcgctagctgtttttgtggctaacactaagcccagcatagtaatggactctgtctataagacagcttccactactaagcctgtcaagtaaagtaagtaaaaaacacaacaggtttaaaaaaaaaattattacaaaaaacactcccccacaaaccctcgttaaccattttattaaaagaaaaactctggtcatcgaagtagtccaccgaacccgaaggagtccacaggatacacggatctgaaaagagaagagaaaaaaataaaaaatgggttagtacatttattatgacctgctcgcacatctcccgccccgcacgactacaactcccagcatgcccttacagtaaggacatgctgggagttgtaggagatgtgtgggcaagtgacaagcttgtcccctgcccccagctgcaggactacaactcccagcatgcccttacagtaaggacatgctgggagttgtagtcctgcagcaggGGGCaagggacaagcttgtcattcgcctgcactgcataactacaactccgagcatgtccttacagtaagggcatgctgggagttgtagtcctgcaaagagagacacacagagagacacaaacacacacagtcagagagacacacaacagacgcacagacagagtcacacagtcacacacacacagtcacgcacacacacaaagtcacacacagacagaggcacacagacagagagacagacacacacactcacccatccagcgcagcgctccttctctccgggcgccctgcgagtgacgtcactgacggagggacgtcaggccggcacaaccgaagacgtgggagcggaggccgggcacagtgcaggtgaaggccggggggggtaTGTGTTACGGACAGGCACagcctgacaccccccccccccccccccccgacagactcctatatcccctaatgTTATGTCGATGTTCCGGTCGggccctgtgattggctgctggtcctggcaAACCACAGGACcaagcgggaaatgtgaaatgacagcaggggattttggagtctgcggcgccggtgttataaggagcccgggctgacattacagtgcagccgcccgggcttcCCATACTGCCtacccgctaccctcacttaataatgatggggacactgatatacatcccccccttgtctcccgcccaggGCGCTCAGCTCCctctgctacaagactacaactcccagcgtgtcctcactgtaagggcatgctgggacttgtagtcttgcaacagttggcagacagatgggagttgtgtggtgctggcaggtgagaggggtgggatgtaaatcactgtagtgtccctgtagcgaagtgagggtagcagggagaaagtatgtcggagcccgggcggcagtag encodes:
- the LOC130282823 gene encoding oocyte zinc finger protein XlCOF7.1-like isoform X1, with the translated sequence MDINDDKIAGRILNLTLEVIYLLTGEGYVLTKKIFNEHESCDDSPGRLNRTQSPIMVPPSNLLTQEKNNEQKILQLSNKIVHLLTGEVWEYLEGHKDVHKEVREHDQPLTSQYESTRRNTPVRYPSPPYSKDCPKEEHDNLQDWQDEDLLDVKFEEEEAYGRSDDQYKEETSAISPVESTRRSRPIRYPSPLYSKDCPKQKQDNSQDCEDEDLIDIKVEVLEDEEEDAYGRSDEQYKLESPSAVSSGDGKYNRAVEEGPILSTICDVNRQDVAEFEETQVPCGADIAGTLLSHSTTNINAKSPTCNDLFPYFVCFKKKSSLIPQETTAMGKKSLSCAACGKCFTKKSSLVRHQIIHTGEKPFPCSECGKSFKTKSDLVKHQKTHTGERPFSCTECGKCFSGKSNLLHHQLIHTGEKPFPCSECGKCFTRKQQLLVHQRTHTGEKPFCCLECGRRFGRKCDLGFHEKTHTGERPFSCSKCGKSFIRKFRLVYHQKFCTREEA
- the LOC130282823 gene encoding oocyte zinc finger protein XlCOF7.1-like isoform X2; this encodes MVPPSNLLTQEKNNEQKILQLSNKIVHLLTGEVWEYLEGHKDVHKEVREHDQPLTSQYESTRRNTPVRYPSPPYSKDCPKEEHDNLQDWQDEDLLDVKFEEEEAYGRSDDQYKEETSAISPVESTRRSRPIRYPSPLYSKDCPKQKQDNSQDCEDEDLIDIKVEVLEDEEEDAYGRSDEQYKLESPSAVSSGDGKYNRAVEEGPILSTICDVNRQDVAEFEETQVPCGADIAGTLLSHSTTNINAKSPTCNDLFPYFVCFKKKSSLIPQETTAMGKKSLSCAACGKCFTKKSSLVRHQIIHTGEKPFPCSECGKSFKTKSDLVKHQKTHTGERPFSCTECGKCFSGKSNLLHHQLIHTGEKPFPCSECGKCFTRKQQLLVHQRTHTGEKPFCCLECGRRFGRKCDLGFHEKTHTGERPFSCSKCGKSFIRKFRLVYHQKFCTREEA